GGTTGTCCTCGATGGCACTGCCGATTTCCTGAAGAATAACGAGGATGTGAAGGAGTTTTACATGGGATTATCGGCAGTTGGCGCCAAGAAGAGTTATCGCTCGGTCAAGCATTACAAAAGGCGCAAGCGATGGCTTTAAAAGTTAAAATGTAAAATACAAAAGTCAAATTTGCAAGCTAAAATGTAAAGCGGCAGTTTTATTTGTATTGGTGCTTTTTGGTTTTTAACTTTTGACTTGTTCCGTTCCCAGATACGCTGATATGACCTGCGGGTTGGTTTTGATTTCATCTGGCGTGCCCTCGGCAATCTTGCGCCCGAAATCAAGAACCACGATCCTGTCAGCAATATCCATCACCACCCCCATGTCATGCTCCACCAGGACTATACAGCTAACCCCGTCTCTTAATGCTGGCGTTTCGGGATATGTTTCTCCCTGTCCCTCGAATATATCTATGATGAACCGGGCGATGTCTTCCTTTTCTTCCAAGTTCATGCCTGCCATCGTTTCGTCGAGTAGCAGTATTTTTGGCTCCAGCGCCAGTGCCCTGCCCAGTTCAACTCGCTTCCGCATTCCGTAAGGCAGAGCGCCGACCACCTTTTTTCTAATTGGTTCTATTTCCAGGAAGTCGATGATATCCTCCACTGCTTTACGGTGTTCAATTTCCTCCTTGTGGGCCGGGCCGAAATATAGAGCGCTGCTGAGCGTGCTTTGCTTCATCAGGACATGCCTGGCAGCCATTAGATTGTCTAAGGTGCTCAGGCCGGAATAAAGCTCGATATTCTGGAAAGTTCTGGCTATGCCCATTTTGGCTATCTTGTCCGGGCGAAGCCGGGTTATTTTTCGTCCTTCGTAGTATATTTCCCCTTCTTGTGGCTTATAGAAGCCGTTTATGCAGTTGAGTATGCACGTCTTGCCGGCGCCGTTAGGCCCGATGATAGCCAAAATCTCCTTGTCTCGTACATCCAGGCTTACATCTACAAGGGCTCTAACTCCGCCGAAGGAGAGGCAGAGGTTTTCAATACGCATCTTTACGTTATTCTGGCTCGTCATCTAATCTGGTCATAGTAGCATTACACCGCTCATAATTCAAACCGCCCGCATAGGAAAACCTAAACAAATACAAACATCTAAACTCGAGTTTTGTCGTTCAGTTTTTGGATTTCAGTTTGTTTTGCTTTTCCTGCAAATTTTGCCTACAATATGCCATCGATTGTGAATTGACATGAGCAAGTTTACAGACAAGCTACAACGTATCTATCGGGGCTTAACACCTACTATGGGCTTCCGCAAGACCGATGCAGCGGAAATTCCTCCACTGTTAATCGTTGCCAATCTGGCGAAGGTGAGCGCCACGGAAGCTAAAGCTCTCGCCAACGCTGGTATCGATGCCGGGATTGTGAGCATTAAGGGTCTTACTGCCAAGAGCTTTGGACAGCTGGCCAATGCCGTGAATTATATTCCCCTGGGGTTAGCCCTGGAAAGCACTGAAACGGCGGCGATTGCTAAGTCTATTGACATGGGCTGCGATTTTGTAGTTTTTGGTTTGAAGACACCGCTTGAAGCGGTGAACAAGGAGGGGGTGAGCAAAGTTCTTAAGATAGAACCCTCACTGGAACCAGGTCTGGTCAGGGCGATAAATGGGCTACCGCTGTCGATTGATGCCGTACTTGTAACTGGTGACGAACCTGTGATTACCGTTGAGCGTTTGCTAATTTACCAACGTTTTGCTGAGTTGCTGGACAAACCGTTGCTGGTAACTTTGAGTTCAATGGTAACTGTAGACGAGCTTAGTGGTTTATTCCAAGCCGGGGTCAATGGGTTGGTACTACCTGAAGGATTCTCTGCAGAGGCGCTTGCGGACCTCAAAAGGTCAGCAGGTCGCCTATCTAAGACTGTTAAGCGGAAAACCAGGACTGCTGCAATATTGCCTCGGCTTGGTGGTGAGTTAGAGGCTGGGGTGGAAGAAGAAGAGGAAGAGGAGATTTAGGCGTCTCGCTAATGGAGGCAAGTCTCGGCCTATTTCTACTTTCAGCCGCTGGTATATCCCTTTCCGGTGTTATGATGCCCGGCCCTCTTACTGCAGCCACCATTGCTAAAGGCTACCGGGAGCAAAACGCCGGCATCTTTATCGCTCTGGGGCATGCAGTTATCGAACTGCCCCTAATGGCACTTATCTATTTCGGTTTTGCCCAGTTCTTTGCCTCTCCGGAGATTAAAAAGGTCATCGGTCTGGCTGGCGGCCTGATGCTGATTGTTATGGGTGTGATGGTGCTGCGGAGTATGCGAAAAAACCTGGGAGAAGCTGCTGATTTACCATATAGCTCCCTAGTTACCGGGATTATGTTGACTGGGGCTAACCCGTATTTCTTTTTGTGGTGGGCGACTATTGGGATAGCCCTGATAGTCACTGCTGCTCAGTTTGGCATCTGGGGCTTGCTGATTTTCGCTGTGGTGCACTGGTCGTGTGATTTAGTTTGGGAACAGTGCGTTTCAATGAGTGTGTTCAGGACAAGGCATCTTTGGACGCAGAAAGTGCAGCGTATTGTCTTTGGTATCTGCTCTGCTGTTCTGGTCGGCTTTGGCGTCTGGTTCTGTGTTTCCGTTTTTGTTTAGAAGTTTCTAGCTGGAGCACATTCCCTGTATTGCCTGGAAATACTTGCCTTCGGTCTTTATGGCCGGGGCGATAACCATCTTGACCTTGTGCATGTCCTTAATGGTAAGGGCACCGCAGGTGCCCATAGCCGTGCGCAAAGCACCGACGAAGTTTTCAGTGCCGTCGGTAACCGAGGTGGGACCGAAGAGGAGGCGTTCCAGCGGAGCCCGTATGCCCGCCTTAATTCTGGTGCCTCTGGGTAATGAGGGGTGAGGATGAGACATACCCCAGTGGTAGCCCTTACCTGGAGCTTCTGTGGACTGTGCCATGATTGAGCCGAGCATCACTGCATCAGCTCCTGAGGCGAAGGCCTTGCACAGGTCGCTGCCGGTCCGTATGCCGCCGTCGGTGATCAATGCCACATATTTATCGGTTTCCTTGAAGTAAGCTTCGCGGGCAGCGGCGCAATTCATTGTGGCTGTTACTTGTGGAACGCCGACGCCGAGGACCTCTCTGGTAGTACAAGCAGCTCCGGGACCAACGCCAACCAGGATGCCATCGATGCCAGTTCTCATTAATTCCAGGGCAGCGCTATAGGTAACGCAATTACCAACTATGATGGGCAGGCCTAGGGTCTGGCATAGTTCAGAGAAGATGAGGCCGCGGTAGCTTTTAGAGATGTGGCGGGCGGTGGTGACTGTAGACTGAACTACAACTATATCGGCACCGGCTTCTTTGGCAACCATTGACAGTCGTTTGGTGGTGGCTGGAATTAGGGAGACGGCGCAGGTAGCCCCGGCCCGCTTTATTGTCTGAATGCGCTCGCCGATAAGCTCCTCTTTGATAGGCTCTGAGTAGACCTTCTGGAGCAGCGAGGTTACCTCAGTATCAGGAGCTTGAACAATTTGAGCCAGAATCTCTTCGGGCTTTTTATATCTTGCCTGGACACCGTCAAGATTGAGAACCGCCAGTCCGCCAAGCTTATGCATGAGAATGGCAAAGTTCGGGTCAACCGCAGCGTCCATAGCTGCCGCCAGAATAGGGATGGAGAAGGTGAAGTTCCCGATTTTGAAATCTGTATTTGCCTGGTCAGGATTGATGGTTATGTCCCCGGGGACAATGGCAACCTCTTCAAAGCCGTAAGCGCGTTCCATATCTTTAAATTTCGGTGCTGCCATGTTCCTGTCTCCGGGTTATTGTTGCAGACTATAGCAAAGAAGAAGAGCCGAAGTCAAGAGAAAGCTCTGTTGTGCCAAACTTTGAAAAATTGGATAAAAAAGTCGGCACCGAGACTCGGATGAGGCTTCAAGTTTAAGATGTAGGGGCTTGCGGCTCGCGTGATAGGGATGGGATTACCAGGCACTCTGAGTTTGATTGGGTGCTAAAGGGCTAGACCCATTCCCAAAGGTGGGCTATAATTAAGGTCAAATTGTGACGGCGCTCTATATTGTTGCTACACCGATTGGCAATTTAGAAGATGTCTCTCTGCGGGCTTTACGTTTGTTGAAA
This genomic interval from Chloroflexota bacterium contains the following:
- a CDS encoding ABC transporter ATP-binding protein, translating into MTSQNNVKMRIENLCLSFGGVRALVDVSLDVRDKEILAIIGPNGAGKTCILNCINGFYKPQEGEIYYEGRKITRLRPDKIAKMGIARTFQNIELYSGLSTLDNLMAARHVLMKQSTLSSALYFGPAHKEEIEHRKAVEDIIDFLEIEPIRKKVVGALPYGMRKRVELGRALALEPKILLLDETMAGMNLEEKEDIARFIIDIFEGQGETYPETPALRDGVSCIVLVEHDMGVVMDIADRIVVLDFGRKIAEGTPDEIKTNPQVISAYLGTEQVKS
- a CDS encoding lysine transporter LysE, whose amino-acid sequence is MEASLGLFLLSAAGISLSGVMMPGPLTAATIAKGYREQNAGIFIALGHAVIELPLMALIYFGFAQFFASPEIKKVIGLAGGLMLIVMGVMVLRSMRKNLGEAADLPYSSLVTGIMLTGANPYFFLWWATIGIALIVTAAQFGIWGLLIFAVVHWSCDLVWEQCVSMSVFRTRHLWTQKVQRIVFGICSAVLVGFGVWFCVSVFV
- a CDS encoding GuaB3 family IMP dehydrogenase-related protein, producing MAAPKFKDMERAYGFEEVAIVPGDITINPDQANTDFKIGNFTFSIPILAAAMDAAVDPNFAILMHKLGGLAVLNLDGVQARYKKPEEILAQIVQAPDTEVTSLLQKVYSEPIKEELIGERIQTIKRAGATCAVSLIPATTKRLSMVAKEAGADIVVVQSTVTTARHISKSYRGLIFSELCQTLGLPIIVGNCVTYSAALELMRTGIDGILVGVGPGAACTTREVLGVGVPQVTATMNCAAAREAYFKETDKYVALITDGGIRTGSDLCKAFASGADAVMLGSIMAQSTEAPGKGYHWGMSHPHPSLPRGTRIKAGIRAPLERLLFGPTSVTDGTENFVGALRTAMGTCGALTIKDMHKVKMVIAPAIKTEGKYFQAIQGMCSS